Within the Debaryomyces hansenii CBS767 chromosome E complete sequence genome, the region AACAAACCACTCTAAGCCAATTATCGGTATGAATGTTCCGAAGGTTTCAGGAGATGAAGATAGTGTATCACATTACTATGGATTTACTACTCCTCAAAGTCAACCCTCACAGTATGtttctattattaaagCGTTATTCCGAGAATATGACCAAGTTTATAGACCTAGAGGACATCATCTAATCATCAATACTCCTGGCTGGATAAAGGGTTACGGAAAAGAATTGTTAAATGAGTTAACAGCGTTCATTAATCCAAAccaattgatattattgtcaaataatacCGACAATGATAATATGGATAATTCAGATAACTTAAGTGGCTTgacttttcaaaattctcGTTGCTTTCAAGGGATTTACCAAACATCAAAGTATTCACCCTTTCAATTAAGAATGTACAACAAGTTatcttattttcatcaagtagatactttgaaatttgacTTTAATAGCCATATTTTATTGCGTTCTcctttgaaattatcataTGAAACagtcaattcttcaaaagatttcaaagGTATAAATATGGTTTCTGTATTAAATTACGATACAGGACTCAActttgaattaaatgacTTATTATCCATGATTGATACTTCGATAATGGGCTTATATTTAATAGACCACGAGTATTATTCATCGCTAAAAGCTTCATTGAAAAAACTGGAGGATTGTGATTACTTACCACAATACTTAAATTCAACCGATTATGTCAATCTAATCAATTACAGTTCgtcaaataatatttttatggGGCTCTGCATGGTTCATAGTATCAATACCAAGgatgaattttttaacATTTATTTACCTGGTCACAACCAACATAGACTTACAGAAATGATAACTAAAAGAGATTACAAAATGCTACTAGTTAAGGGTGATGGTGATATACCTAGTCCAGATTTACTAATGTTTGATATGCTACTTAAACAGCAAGAGGACCTAAAGAGATTGAacaagaagaggaagaaaaaCCCCAACGTAGATGACAAAGatgtattgaaaattcCGTATGTGacttttgaaaataagaacAAAATCGGCGGAATATGGAAAACAAGAAGGAATGTCATGAGAAGAAGCCATCAACGATAATGTTTTATCCTACAGCTGTAATGTATAAATGTATATTTCATAGACGTATTATATAGTGACGAAACCTGCATactattaaagaatttaacaGATCAACGCTTCGACAGAagaaatgataatgatatagaATAGCGTATACAATCGAAGGTAACTCTAATAATGATTGGTAAGAGCATATTGATACTCTTTATTTGGTTATCGAGTATTTTTGGTGTGAGTTTCGCCATTATACCTAATGTTGGTAACATAGATGAATCCAATTCTAATGATCAACATGACGAGCCAGGCCATTTATCGTTACCAAACTTATTACAAGCCAATAGTATcaatgatttggatttgacTTGGGATGTTCTTTCTAATATAAAATTAGATACTGGTAGGTTGGTTATTGATAAAAGCAATGGAGCAGTTTGGTCGAAAGCGCATTTAGCAAATACTGGAGATGAATGGACAATTGAAATGGTTTTCAGATCTTCAGGTACTGCAAAAAACGACTTGGCTTTTGGAGATACCAATGGATTGGCTTTATGGTTAATTGATTCTTCGAACTCTTTGCCAATTAATGATAGGAATGTGGATAATTTTGGAGGACCTTCTCAATTTGATggatttcaattcttgatcAATACAAATGAAAAGAGAggattaaaaatatttaataatgatggtACTAAGAcgttgaaaaatacaattgAACAATCTATTGGTGATTGCACTTTCAATTACTTAGATTCGCTGGTCCCATTTACTGTCAGAGTTTCGTATTCTAAACTGAGAAAGTGGTTTAAGgttcaaattgataataacCTATGCTTCAAGACCGATAAAATAATACTCCCAGATGACTTGAATGATTTTATGTTTGGTATTACGGGTAATATTAGTCCATCATCTCAAGAAGTTTacgaaatattgaaattgaatgtGTGGTCCCATTTAACTAACGATGCAATTGACGATCATGCATTGATGTCAGATGGcaatttgaagattgaATACAAGACAGTGACGGCGGATGACCCAAAGGACACATATATACCTCCTTCCAGAATAAGAGAATCCCTTATGGAGAGAAACAGAAAAcataaagaagaaatattgcGTCAACAAAGGGTGACACACCAACAAGGTAAAGAAGACAATAAGATAGATTTGttattaaatgatatctcattcaaattagaaaatcttgaattgaGACTTTCGAGTATGGATTCTTCGGTTTCTGGCGATACATCTTATGATACTAAGGTGTTGGGCGCTCAACTTAAGGATATTACAACTATCCAAACTCAACAACAAGAAGCCTTGTCGAATTTACAACAAAGTTATGACCAATTCAAGACTACTCTCGTTCACCAATACACTGAGTTATTACAAT harbors:
- a CDS encoding DEHA2E01914p (weakly similar to uniprot|P43555 Saccharomyces cerevisiae YFL048C EMP47 Integral membrane component of endoplasmic reticulum-derived COPII-coated vesicles which function in ER to Golgi transport), which encodes MIGKSILILFIWLSSIFGVSFAIIPNVGNIDESNSNDQHDEPGHLSLPNLLQANSINDLDLTWDVLSNIKLDTGRLVIDKSNGAVWSKAHLANTGDEWTIEMVFRSSGTAKNDLAFGDTNGLALWLIDSSNSLPINDRNVDNFGGPSQFDGFQFLINTNEKRGLKIFNNDGTKTLKNTIEQSIGDCTFNYLDSSVPFTVRVSYSKSRKWFKVQIDNNLCFKTDKIILPDDLNDFMFGITGNISPSSQEVYEILKLNVWSHLTNDAIDDHALMSDGNLKIEYKTVTADDPKDTYIPPSRIRESLMERNRKHKEEILRQQRVTHQQGKEDNKIDLLLNDISFKLENLELRLSSMDSSVSGDTSYDTKVLGAQLKDITTIQTQQQEALSNLQQSYDQFKTTLVHQYTELLQSVSKLNEKVIGEVREHQYSTEELGKKVDLLMSNHKEVAYQYQNGNNEFRNNEADLLPSIIRWVLIPVVVGIILLTIVVYRLRHDIKHSKLL
- a CDS encoding DEHA2E01892p (weakly similar to uniprot|Q07845 Saccharomyces cerevisiae YLL035W GRC3), with the protein product MSAYAALQKMSGASSILYGINGESDNDESGTIGYLRNSSDEEVEAEEAEVPTTSTMAPTPNIIRTPSIVPKINSFICESNFIPNDDNFIVFHDHIIIGLKANEYILINGQSKMTIQRGAILINTGHYMFAHPNNCIPIIASQSQSLPIISSTQVVDRSGIKDSKTDENMHLFSSNYKSIIKLENLYTGLEKIGTYHPPFKRLFYSHAVIEDEDLTEYERLFKTYSFEIILRDRGCIGISIEKLWLNQIQLLISDIHEDLIPKTIMIIGNKNSGKSTLSKTLLNSLILANQNTVSYLDLDPGQSEFSMPYCLSLTNHSKPIIGMNVPKVSGDEDSVSHYYGFTTPQSQPSQYVSIIKALFREYDQVYRPRGHHLIINTPGWIKGYGKELLNELTAFINPNQLILLSNNTDNDNMDNSDNLSGLTFQNSRCFQGIYQTSKYSPFQLRMYNKLSYFHQVDTLKFDFNSHILLRSPLKLSYETVNSSKDFKGINMVSVLNYDTGLNFELNDLLSMIDTSIMGLYLIDHEYYSSLKASLKKSEDCDYLPQYLNSTDYVNLINYSSSNNIFMGLCMVHSINTKDEFFNIYLPGHNQHRLTEMITKRDYKMLLVKGDGDIPSPDLLMFDMLLKQQEDLKRLNKKRKKNPNVDDKDVLKIPYVTFENKNKIGGIWKTRRNVMRRSHQR